The Mycobacteriales bacterium genome contains the following window.
AGAAGGTCGGCGCACTCTTCTCCTACCTGCTCGAACAGATCAGGGCGCACCTCGACAACCCGGCTGACGACCTGACGACGTACCTGATCGACGCCGAGCTGTACGGGCAGAAGCTCGACCCGTTCCACGTCGCCGGCACGATCTCGCTGATGCTGGTCGCGGGCATCGACACCACGTGGAGCGCGATCGGTGCATCGCTGTGGCACCTCGCGCAAACGCCGGCTGACCGCGCGCGGCTGGTGGCCGAGCCAGAGCTGCTCCCGACCGCGATGGAGGAGTTCCTGCGGGCGTTCGCCCCGGTCACGATGGGCCGGCTGGTGAAGCAGGACATGACCTGGCACGGCGTCGAGATGAAGGCGGAGGACTGGATCCTGCTGTCGTTCCCGGCGGCCAACCGCGACCCCGCGAAGTTCGACCGCGCGAACGAGGTCGTGATCGATCGCGAGGTCAACAAGCACGCCGCGTTCGGGCTCGGCATCCACCGCTGCCTCGGCTCGCACCTCGCCCGGATGGAGCTGCGGGTCGCGCTCGAGGTGTGGCTGGAGCGCTACCCGGAGTTCTCGCTGGCGGATCCGGCTGCGGTGCACTGGTCCACCGGGCAGGTCCGGGGACCACGCACCCTTCCGTTGCGGGTCGGGTAGTAGCCCAGCACGTTGGCCAGGGGGACGGCCGCGGCGCGAGCCGCCGCAGCGGTTGCGGTCGCCGAAGAGGCGATCGTCGACGGCGACGTGGCGATCGCCGCCGGCGAGCTTCGATCACGGCCGGGTACGGCGCGGTCGGCGTTGCGTTCACGAGATCTGCGCACGCTGTGGCTGGCCACCTTCGCCTCCAACATCGGCACCTGGATGCAGAACGTCGCGCTGGGCGCCTTCGCCTACCGACTGGAGCACTCGGCGAGCTTCGTGGCCTGGGTCGGCTTCGCCCAGCTCGGACCGGTCCTGGTGCTGGCCCCGGTGGGCGGGCTGCTCGCCGACGTCGTGGACCGCCGCAAGCTGCTCGTCCTCACCAACCTCGAACAGCTCGCATTCTCCGTCGCGCTCGCGCTCGTCGCCGCAGCGAGCCATCCGTCGAAGGTGCTGCTGTTCGGCGTCGTCGTGGCCATCGGGGTCGGCAACGCGTTGAGCGGGCCGCCGCTGTCCAGCCTGCTGCCCAACCTGGTGCCGCGCCAGGATCTGCCGGGCGCGGTGTCGCTGCAGTCGGTGCAGATGAACCTGTCGCGTGTCATCGGTCCGGCGATCGCCGGTGTCCTCCTGCCGGAGATCCACGCCAGCGGCGTCTTCGCC
Protein-coding sequences here:
- a CDS encoding cytochrome P450, with protein sequence MTTDERFGRSFEELRSDREFGTRSPVVTGPVSDWATDFSHMEPEWAADPYSIQDDLRERCPIAHTDRFGGGWLPVRHDDVAEIAYDTDRFSSRSPVVGNFRPPVSLAPVGGIPPISSDPPFHHDARKLLLPAFTRNAVAKLEPATREFCHKLIDDMGTADVVDAASQYAQHIPARVIASMLGFPQEDGPKFRTYIEDTLEGINLPPEERLEKVGALFSYLLEQIRAHLDNPADDLTTYLIDAELYGQKLDPFHVAGTISLMLVAGIDTTWSAIGASLWHLAQTPADRARLVAEPELLPTAMEEFLRAFAPVTMGRLVKQDMTWHGVEMKAEDWILLSFPAANRDPAKFDRANEVVIDREVNKHAAFGLGIHRCLGSHLARMELRVALEVWLERYPEFSLADPAAVHWSTGQVRGPRTLPLRVG
- a CDS encoding MFS transporter, with product MARGTAAARAAAAVAVAEEAIVDGDVAIAAGELRSRPGTARSALRSRDLRTLWLATFASNIGTWMQNVALGAFAYRLEHSASFVAWVGFAQLGPVLVLAPVGGLLADVVDRRKLLVLTNLEQLAFSVALALVAAASHPSKVLLFGVVVAIGVGNALSGPPLSSLLPNLVPRQDLPGAVSLQSVQMNLSRVIGPAIAGVLLPEIHASGVFAINAGTYLFAVAGAVAIRPVAQPESFNEGGLRRLLGGVVVAREDPVIRSVLLTIAAISFFCLPFIGLMPAIGGENLHLDVNG